The following are from one region of the Actinoplanes sp. L3-i22 genome:
- a CDS encoding DUF2231 domain-containing protein, giving the protein MHLAVVFVPLLAIGAVVYALAASWRPKLGWAVGLLAIAAPVATFVAKESGQKLYDSKLSTFSPKGKQILADHMHFGSMTFWFVLGLGIVSLIMVALTLRAGRKLPVVANLAFIVLTLVLAAGSGYYVFKTGDSGATAVWGTY; this is encoded by the coding sequence TTGCACCTCGCGGTGGTGTTCGTGCCGCTGCTCGCCATCGGTGCGGTGGTCTACGCGCTCGCGGCGTCGTGGCGTCCAAAGCTCGGCTGGGCGGTCGGGCTGCTCGCGATCGCCGCGCCGGTCGCCACGTTCGTCGCCAAGGAATCCGGCCAGAAGCTCTACGACAGCAAGCTCTCGACGTTCTCGCCCAAGGGCAAGCAGATCCTCGCGGACCACATGCACTTCGGCTCGATGACGTTCTGGTTCGTGCTGGGGCTCGGCATCGTCAGCCTGATCATGGTGGCGCTGACCCTTCGGGCGGGGCGGAAGCTGCCGGTGGTGGCGAACCTGGCCTTCATCGTGCTGACGCTGGTGCTGGCGGCGGGGAGTGGGTACTACGTCTTCAAGACCGGGGACTCGGGGGCGACCGCCGTCTGGGGTACCTACTGA
- a CDS encoding FmdB family zinc ribbon protein: protein MPTYQYACTECGEQLEAVQSFSDPALTECPNCEGKLRKVFNSVGIVFKGSGFYRNDSRSGNVSAEKSGTEKSGAEKPSGTGDTPAKKTETAPAVSTSSSSSSTSSGSSSSSSSSSSSGGSGAKAAAAS, encoded by the coding sequence GTGCCTACCTACCAGTACGCCTGCACCGAGTGCGGTGAGCAACTCGAAGCCGTGCAGTCCTTCTCCGACCCGGCGCTCACCGAGTGCCCGAACTGCGAGGGCAAGCTCCGCAAGGTCTTCAACTCTGTCGGCATCGTCTTCAAGGGCTCCGGCTTCTACCGCAACGACTCCCGCTCCGGCAACGTGAGCGCGGAGAAGTCCGGCACGGAGAAGTCGGGCGCGGAGAAGCCGAGCGGCACCGGCGACACCCCGGCGAAGAAGACCGAGACCGCCCCGGCCGTCTCGACCAGCAGCTCCTCGTCGTCCACGAGCAGCGGCTCGTCCTCGTCCTCCTCGTCGTCGAGCTCCAGCGGCGGCTCCGGAGCGAAGGCCGCCGCGGCCTCCTGA
- a CDS encoding translation initiation factor 2, whose protein sequence is MSSPTSGPDGDAYWQRPEPGAESLGRPPQDQPATPEAPAYPGPPRTDPPSPHWRPPTIATPPPPRHMPPQDMDAIDEAEGSARTVTYGVGLVAGAIALILICLLCGRSLL, encoded by the coding sequence GTGAGCTCCCCCACCAGTGGACCGGACGGCGACGCGTACTGGCAGCGGCCCGAGCCCGGCGCCGAGTCGCTCGGCCGCCCGCCTCAGGACCAGCCCGCCACCCCCGAGGCGCCGGCCTATCCCGGCCCGCCCCGGACGGACCCGCCGTCGCCGCACTGGCGCCCGCCGACGATCGCCACGCCACCCCCGCCACGCCACATGCCACCCCAGGACATGGACGCGATCGACGAGGCCGAGGGCTCGGCGCGGACCGTGACCTATGGGGTCGGCCTGGTCGCCGGCGCGATCGCGCTGATCCTGATCTGCCTGCTCTGCGGCCGCTCCCTGCTCTGA
- a CDS encoding GAF domain-containing sensor histidine kinase, whose product MKAPLPDNEIERLAALYSLDILDSPPEKDFDDIVALAASVCETPMAMVSLVDADRQWAKARTGSDFIETTREVSFCAHAILGRDLLMVPDARADLRFADNPAVTASDGVRFYAGAPLMTTDGFALGTLCVMDTEPRRLAMEQQQALRALARQVTAQLELRRYAYALANTTARLQELERHKDDIAGLVGGELRSSLRLIGSYLDNLGHTGYHDAELADLVGRAAAAHCRGFRELIEHLTQMAEAGLGGDSLHMRQCDLTRVTQRAVEAVRPIAASKHIWILNQAGGPSLPIIADPVRLEQVLTHLLFAAVKYTPEGGRVRVGTEMESGPTVRLDDMDLPDGLRPDLFPHLYYGAIANPADVPGPDRGLAVAKRILDAHHATVALSDRPGDGTSLHVVFPYADMTPDELLRDLAVA is encoded by the coding sequence ATGAAAGCACCGCTACCCGACAACGAGATCGAGCGGCTGGCCGCGCTCTACTCGCTCGACATCCTGGACAGCCCGCCGGAGAAGGACTTCGACGACATCGTCGCGCTGGCCGCGAGTGTCTGTGAGACGCCGATGGCCATGGTCAGCCTGGTCGACGCGGATCGGCAGTGGGCCAAGGCCAGGACCGGCTCGGATTTCATCGAGACCACCCGCGAAGTGTCGTTCTGCGCGCACGCGATCCTCGGCCGGGATCTGCTGATGGTGCCGGACGCGCGGGCCGACCTGCGCTTCGCCGACAACCCGGCGGTGACCGCTTCTGACGGGGTCCGGTTCTACGCCGGGGCGCCGCTGATGACCACCGACGGGTTCGCGCTCGGCACGCTCTGCGTGATGGACACCGAGCCGCGCCGGCTGGCCATGGAGCAGCAGCAAGCGCTGCGCGCGCTGGCCCGGCAGGTGACCGCCCAGCTGGAGTTGCGGCGGTACGCGTACGCGCTGGCCAACACGACGGCCCGGCTCCAGGAGTTGGAGCGCCACAAGGACGATATCGCCGGACTGGTCGGCGGGGAGTTGCGTTCGTCACTGCGGCTGATCGGGTCGTATCTCGACAACCTCGGCCACACCGGCTACCACGACGCCGAGCTGGCCGATCTGGTCGGGCGGGCCGCCGCCGCGCACTGCCGGGGCTTCCGGGAGCTGATCGAGCACCTGACCCAGATGGCCGAGGCCGGGCTGGGCGGGGACAGCCTGCACATGCGCCAGTGCGACCTGACCCGGGTGACGCAGCGGGCCGTGGAGGCGGTCCGCCCGATCGCGGCCAGCAAGCACATCTGGATCCTGAACCAGGCCGGCGGCCCGTCGCTGCCGATCATCGCCGACCCGGTCCGGCTCGAGCAGGTGCTGACCCATCTGCTGTTCGCCGCGGTGAAGTACACACCGGAGGGCGGCCGGGTCCGGGTCGGCACCGAGATGGAGTCCGGGCCGACCGTGCGCCTGGACGACATGGACCTGCCCGACGGGCTGCGCCCGGACCTGTTCCCGCACCTGTACTACGGCGCGATCGCGAACCCCGCTGACGTGCCCGGCCCGGACCGCGGGCTGGCCGTGGCGAAGCGGATCCTGGACGCGCACCACGCGACGGTGGCGCTCTCCGACCGGCCCGGGGACGGGACGTCACTGCACGTGGTGTTCCCGTACGCCGACATGACGCCGGACGAGCTGCTCCGGGATCTGGCAGTGGCATAG
- the glp gene encoding gephyrin-like molybdotransferase Glp yields MTATADAEAAANELMPLAEYLGSVLRRLRALPPLDLDLTQAHGNVLAADVIAPHPFPAFDQAAVDGYAARWEDLAGAGRIGSHPSFGQFDHPARGVRLNVVGDLGAASWRPVRLTAGTCFSVAAGAPLPLGADVVVPVHWTDQGMAAVEILHAPKRGSGVRRAGEELAVGQVLATAGSYVTPPLVATFAAAGIGHVLVRPSPRVVVVATGDELVDVGRPSQPGQVVDANSHALTAAAVEAGALAYRIGICDDDPEGLRGLLEDQTLRADLIITTGGTGTGPGDMLRRVLSRPGTGRGTVEFTDVALCPGTVLGFGTVGGEEVPVVCLPGEPGSALIGFEVLARPAIQLLAGAEPVFRPSVKAHLLETISSPGGLREFRPAHIAERRGGGYTVQPLAGGPYTLSGLAEANGLLVLGERVTTAAAGSTVDVLLLDRRR; encoded by the coding sequence ATGACCGCTACGGCCGATGCCGAGGCGGCCGCCAACGAGCTGATGCCTCTCGCCGAGTACCTGGGCAGCGTGCTGCGCAGGTTGCGGGCGCTGCCTCCGCTCGACCTCGATCTCACCCAGGCGCACGGGAACGTGCTCGCGGCCGACGTGATCGCGCCGCACCCGTTCCCGGCGTTCGACCAGGCCGCGGTCGACGGCTACGCGGCCCGCTGGGAGGACCTGGCCGGCGCCGGGCGGATCGGCTCGCACCCGTCGTTCGGCCAGTTCGACCACCCGGCCCGCGGCGTCCGGCTGAATGTGGTCGGCGACCTCGGCGCGGCCAGCTGGCGCCCGGTCCGGCTGACCGCCGGCACCTGCTTCTCGGTCGCGGCCGGCGCGCCGCTGCCACTCGGCGCCGACGTCGTGGTCCCGGTGCACTGGACCGATCAGGGCATGGCCGCGGTGGAGATCCTGCACGCCCCGAAACGCGGCTCCGGGGTGCGGCGGGCCGGTGAGGAACTGGCCGTCGGCCAGGTGCTCGCCACCGCCGGGTCCTATGTGACGCCGCCGCTCGTCGCCACCTTCGCCGCCGCCGGCATCGGTCACGTGCTGGTCCGGCCCAGCCCCCGGGTGGTGGTCGTGGCCACCGGCGACGAGCTGGTCGACGTGGGCCGGCCCAGCCAGCCCGGCCAGGTGGTGGACGCCAACTCCCACGCACTGACCGCGGCCGCGGTGGAGGCGGGGGCTCTGGCGTACCGAATAGGAATTTGTGATGACGACCCGGAAGGGCTGCGTGGCCTGCTGGAGGACCAGACGCTGCGGGCCGATCTGATCATCACGACCGGTGGCACCGGTACCGGACCCGGCGACATGCTGCGCCGGGTCCTCTCTCGCCCCGGCACCGGTCGCGGCACCGTCGAGTTCACCGACGTCGCGCTCTGCCCGGGCACCGTGCTCGGCTTCGGCACGGTCGGCGGCGAGGAGGTCCCGGTGGTCTGCCTCCCCGGCGAGCCCGGATCCGCGCTGATCGGCTTCGAGGTGCTGGCCCGGCCGGCGATCCAGCTGCTGGCCGGGGCCGAGCCGGTGTTCCGCCCGAGCGTCAAGGCCCACCTGCTGGAGACCATCTCGTCGCCCGGCGGGCTGCGCGAGTTCCGCCCGGCGCACATCGCGGAGCGGCGTGGCGGTGGTTACACTGTGCAGCCGCTCGCCGGTGGGCCGTACACTCTCTCCGGTTTGGCCGAGGCCAACGGACTGCTGGTGCTCGGTGAGCGGGTCACCACGGCGGCCGCCGGCTCGACCGTGGACGTGTTGCTGCTCGACCGGAGGCGATGA
- a CDS encoding diguanylate cyclase — protein MTLRGRLTSAFLVVVLGPVLLGSIFVALTVAAVSRERTNERLDHAVTTVQAAVGAICGQLQAAADAVAVVPADARAAVADQLIARGLAVDIRFTGAESAGPADLARRARAAVPPEASPPDAPTQAVPTQGVPTQGVPAPDGSAADGSAADVPMPRIGLPGAVTAQEPVVQVGWQDCAAPGGTQVTALAASAQAAGVSVLAARPVDSALLRRLADAADVTVALDTPAGPGTAAVQDRKAVGAVRRVAAGPGQPLPLTLSVAPAEPTFRYAIIPLIVLVTAAVAVVAARWLARSTTRPLGDLAWAADRVANGDLDTRVPIPRPDELGRLAGTFNRMTRELQSYVQALTASRDQLRRHLAILGDTLSSTHDLDRILPVILRTAMTATGARAGLVLLVDPADGSLAARCGAGLTGDWDLTPAELAQRRLPAGRGVLGAVAASGTPLRGGTGTGAEEPACQSYLAMPICAPPSGEDAEPGPGVLGVLALYDRLGSPAFDDADLRTLRTFAGQAGVAVHNVRMHEEAQRLSLTDPLTGLWNYRYLREVLRREVERANRFGRMLTVLMLDLDHFKDVNDTYGHPAGDQVLGEFARRIRVGLREVDVAFRQGGEEFVVLLPETDAYGGVIVAERLGALVRDRPVHIDPRRPGLADRIPVTVSIGIAVFPEHGATAQDVLDAADEALYAAKNAGRDTYRLAESVSSRTSEGNFDPAPAGSGPQQPRRALGR, from the coding sequence GTGACATTACGTGGCCGACTCACCAGCGCCTTCCTGGTGGTCGTGCTCGGTCCGGTCCTGCTCGGTTCCATCTTCGTCGCGCTGACCGTCGCGGCGGTCAGCCGTGAGCGGACGAACGAGCGTCTCGATCATGCGGTGACGACCGTCCAGGCGGCGGTCGGGGCGATCTGTGGGCAATTGCAGGCGGCGGCCGACGCGGTCGCGGTGGTCCCGGCGGACGCGCGCGCCGCGGTCGCCGACCAGTTGATCGCCCGCGGTCTGGCCGTGGACATCCGGTTCACCGGCGCGGAGTCGGCCGGCCCGGCGGACCTGGCCCGGCGGGCCCGCGCCGCCGTGCCCCCGGAAGCCTCCCCGCCGGATGCGCCCACGCAGGCGGTGCCTACGCAGGGCGTCCCCACGCAGGGAGTGCCTGCGCCGGACGGGTCTGCGGCGGACGGGTCTGCGGCGGATGTGCCCATGCCGCGGATCGGGCTGCCGGGCGCGGTGACCGCCCAGGAGCCGGTGGTCCAGGTGGGCTGGCAGGACTGCGCCGCGCCGGGCGGGACGCAGGTCACCGCGTTGGCCGCGTCCGCGCAGGCGGCGGGCGTGAGCGTGCTCGCCGCGCGGCCGGTCGACTCCGCCCTGCTGCGCCGCCTCGCCGACGCCGCCGATGTCACGGTGGCGCTCGACACTCCGGCCGGGCCCGGCACCGCGGCGGTCCAGGATCGGAAGGCCGTCGGGGCGGTGCGACGAGTCGCGGCCGGGCCGGGGCAGCCGCTGCCGCTGACGTTGAGTGTGGCGCCGGCCGAGCCCACCTTCCGGTACGCGATCATCCCGCTGATCGTGCTGGTCACGGCGGCCGTCGCGGTGGTCGCGGCGCGGTGGCTGGCGCGTTCCACCACCCGGCCGCTCGGGGATCTCGCCTGGGCCGCCGACCGGGTCGCGAACGGCGACCTGGACACCCGGGTGCCGATCCCGCGGCCCGACGAGCTGGGCCGGCTGGCCGGCACGTTCAACCGGATGACCCGGGAGCTGCAGTCCTACGTGCAGGCGCTGACCGCCAGCCGCGACCAGCTGCGGCGGCACCTGGCGATCCTCGGGGACACCCTGTCCAGCACCCACGACCTGGACCGGATCCTGCCGGTGATCCTGCGCACCGCGATGACCGCCACCGGCGCGCGGGCCGGGCTGGTGCTGCTGGTCGATCCGGCCGACGGGTCGCTGGCCGCCCGCTGCGGCGCCGGGCTGACCGGGGACTGGGACCTCACCCCCGCCGAGCTGGCGCAACGCCGGCTGCCGGCCGGGCGGGGCGTGCTCGGGGCGGTGGCCGCGTCCGGCACCCCGTTGCGCGGCGGCACCGGCACCGGGGCGGAGGAGCCGGCCTGCCAGTCGTACCTCGCGATGCCGATCTGCGCGCCACCTTCGGGTGAAGACGCGGAGCCGGGACCGGGGGTGCTGGGCGTGCTCGCGCTCTACGACCGGCTCGGCAGTCCCGCGTTCGACGACGCCGACCTGCGGACTCTTCGTACCTTCGCCGGGCAGGCCGGGGTGGCCGTGCACAACGTGCGGATGCACGAGGAGGCGCAGAGATTGTCGCTGACCGATCCGCTCACCGGGCTGTGGAACTACCGTTATCTGCGCGAGGTGCTGCGCCGGGAAGTGGAGCGGGCGAACCGGTTCGGCCGGATGCTCACCGTCCTGATGCTGGACCTCGACCACTTCAAGGACGTGAACGACACGTACGGGCATCCGGCGGGGGACCAGGTGCTGGGCGAGTTCGCCCGGCGGATCCGGGTCGGCCTGCGCGAGGTGGACGTGGCGTTCCGACAGGGCGGGGAGGAGTTCGTGGTGCTGCTGCCGGAGACCGACGCGTACGGCGGGGTGATCGTCGCCGAACGGCTCGGCGCCCTGGTCCGGGATCGGCCGGTGCACATCGACCCGCGGCGCCCCGGGCTCGCCGACCGCATTCCGGTGACCGTCTCGATCGGTATCGCGGTCTTCCCCGAGCACGGCGCCACCGCGCAGGACGTGCTCGACGCCGCCGACGAGGCGCTGTACGCGGCGAAGAACGCGGGCCGCGATACGTATCGTCTCGCGGAGAGCGTTTCGTCCCGTACCTCCGAGGGGAATTTCGATCCCGCCCCGGCGGGAAGCGGGCCACAACAGCCGAGACGCGCTCTCGGCCGATAG
- a CDS encoding 5-formyltetrahydrofolate cyclo-ligase has protein sequence MSDLAGAAEKSPHNKITLRTQLLTARRSLSATDRSDAARQLQDQTLALVRRKTPSTLAAYVPSGSEPGGPDLPDVLRAALPPGGRLLLPVLLPDNDLDWAEHTGTLTTGRRGLLEPIGPRLGVTALRSADLILVPALAVGRDGLRMGRGGGSYDRALSRLLTPAGSPGPLVVALLHDHEALDEVPAEPHDRPVHGVITPTAGFTPRPA, from the coding sequence ATGTCGGATTTAGCTGGCGCCGCGGAAAAATCACCCCACAACAAGATCACGCTGCGCACACAGCTACTTACCGCCCGTCGATCGCTTTCGGCCACCGACCGCTCGGACGCAGCCCGTCAACTTCAAGATCAAACCCTTGCTCTCGTACGGCGGAAGACCCCGTCCACCCTCGCCGCCTACGTCCCGTCCGGATCCGAGCCCGGTGGCCCCGACCTGCCGGACGTACTCCGCGCCGCCCTTCCCCCGGGCGGCCGCCTGCTCCTGCCGGTCCTGCTACCTGACAACGATCTGGACTGGGCCGAGCACACCGGCACCCTCACCACCGGCCGGCGTGGTCTCCTGGAGCCGATCGGCCCCCGGCTCGGCGTGACCGCTCTCCGCTCGGCGGACCTGATCCTGGTCCCCGCCCTCGCCGTCGGCCGCGACGGTCTCCGCATGGGCCGTGGCGGCGGCTCCTACGACCGGGCCCTGTCCCGCCTGCTCACCCCGGCCGGGTCACCCGGACCACTGGTCGTGGCGCTCCTGCACGACCACGAAGCTCTCGACGAGGTCCCGGCCGAACCCCACGACCGCCCCGTCCACGGCGTGATCACTCCCACGGCCGGCTTCACCCCTCGCCCCGCCTAG
- a CDS encoding oxygenase MpaB family protein, producing the protein MRATPHHPDTGLFGPDSITWKLHREPIVMLGGLRSLYLQALHPRAVAGVAQNSDYRSDMWGRLARTADYVATVVYGSTADAEQAGARLRRVHSRLSGTDPRTGERFRVDDPDLLRWVHVAEVESFLTTAQRAGLGLTAAEVDAYYTEQLRSAVLVGLDPATVPATAAEVAAYYAMMRPELGLTRDGAEAAFFVTVPPAPDIRGGRALRLGLTLGPPRWAYLGLAGTAIGLLPPWARKLYGAPGWPTADLAAGLSARGLRALLAGVLAVLPPGYRISPAHRAALARAGLA; encoded by the coding sequence ATGAGGGCCACGCCGCACCACCCGGACACCGGGCTCTTCGGGCCGGACTCGATCACCTGGAAGCTGCACCGCGAGCCGATCGTGATGCTCGGCGGGCTGCGTTCGCTCTACCTGCAGGCACTCCATCCGCGCGCCGTCGCGGGGGTTGCCCAGAATTCCGATTACCGGTCGGACATGTGGGGCCGCCTGGCCCGCACGGCCGACTACGTCGCCACGGTGGTCTACGGCAGCACCGCCGACGCCGAGCAGGCCGGCGCCCGGCTGCGCCGGGTGCACTCGAGGCTCAGCGGCACCGATCCCCGGACCGGGGAGAGGTTCCGCGTCGACGACCCCGACCTGCTGCGCTGGGTGCACGTGGCCGAGGTGGAGTCGTTCCTGACCACCGCGCAGCGCGCCGGGCTGGGCCTGACCGCGGCCGAGGTCGACGCCTATTACACCGAGCAGTTGCGGTCCGCCGTGCTGGTCGGCTTGGACCCGGCGACCGTGCCGGCCACCGCCGCCGAGGTGGCGGCCTACTACGCGATGATGCGCCCGGAGCTGGGGCTGACCCGGGACGGCGCCGAGGCCGCGTTCTTCGTGACCGTCCCGCCGGCCCCGGACATCCGGGGCGGCCGGGCGCTGCGGCTCGGCCTCACGCTCGGGCCGCCGCGCTGGGCCTACCTCGGCCTGGCCGGCACCGCGATCGGCCTGCTGCCGCCGTGGGCCCGCAAGTTGTACGGCGCGCCGGGCTGGCCCACCGCCGATCTGGCGGCCGGCCTCTCCGCCCGTGGCCTGCGCGCCCTGCTGGCCGGCGTCCTGGCGGTGCTACCGCCCGGTTACCGCATCTCCCCGGCCCATCGGGCCGCCCTGGCTCGGGCCGGTTTGGCCTAG
- a CDS encoding GNAT family N-acetyltransferase: MLGATPGWPAVLADGPVLLRPYKRSDARAWSEVRIANQAWLAPWESAPPGPWAEMNSTRAYGYVYRDMKRAARRGDSMPFAVCLLEDGRERLVGHVNLGNIVRRAFASAYAGYWVDYRVAGRGVIPTALALAVDHAFGPGGLHRIEVNIRPENGPSRRVVEKLGFREEAYHQRYMHIDGGWRDHLGYSMTSEEVAVEGGLLARWKRVRAAK, translated from the coding sequence ATGCTCGGGGCGACCCCCGGCTGGCCCGCTGTGCTGGCGGACGGGCCGGTGTTGCTACGGCCGTACAAGCGCTCTGACGCGCGGGCCTGGTCCGAGGTGCGGATCGCCAATCAGGCCTGGCTGGCGCCCTGGGAGTCGGCGCCGCCCGGACCGTGGGCGGAGATGAACTCGACCCGGGCGTACGGCTACGTCTACCGCGACATGAAGCGGGCCGCCCGGCGCGGCGACAGCATGCCGTTCGCCGTCTGCCTGCTCGAGGACGGCCGGGAACGCCTGGTCGGGCACGTGAACCTGGGCAACATCGTGCGGCGGGCGTTCGCGTCGGCGTACGCGGGCTACTGGGTCGACTACCGGGTGGCCGGCCGCGGCGTGATCCCGACCGCGCTGGCACTCGCCGTCGACCACGCGTTCGGGCCCGGCGGCCTGCACCGCATCGAGGTCAACATCCGCCCGGAGAACGGGCCGAGCCGTCGCGTGGTGGAGAAGCTGGGCTTCCGCGAGGAGGCGTACCACCAGCGCTACATGCACATCGACGGCGGCTGGCGCGATCACCTGGGGTACTCGATGACCAGCGAAGAGGTAGCCGTCGAGGGTGGCCTGCTGGCCCGGTGGAAGCGCGTTCGCGCCGCCAAGTGA
- a CDS encoding DUF2199 domain-containing protein encodes MNTDEFACGTCGSTHSGPPLSFAAPAPDFWLPELAEAEGCLLDTDLCVISGERFFIRGLIELPVWDTGDVFTYSMWVSLSRPNFTRAVDVWESAGRENEPPYFGWLSNEIAGYEPTTLNLKTNVHTRAVGQPPYIELEPTGHPLAIEQRAGIFRARVEEIASFHLHRDQI; translated from the coding sequence ATGAACACCGACGAGTTCGCGTGCGGCACGTGCGGCTCGACACACAGCGGCCCACCGCTGAGCTTCGCCGCACCGGCCCCGGACTTCTGGCTCCCGGAACTGGCCGAGGCCGAAGGTTGCCTGCTGGACACCGATCTGTGCGTGATCAGCGGCGAGCGGTTCTTCATCCGCGGCCTGATCGAGCTGCCCGTCTGGGACACCGGCGACGTCTTCACCTACAGCATGTGGGTCTCGCTGAGCCGCCCGAACTTCACCCGGGCCGTCGACGTCTGGGAGTCCGCCGGGCGGGAGAACGAGCCCCCGTACTTCGGCTGGCTCTCCAACGAGATCGCCGGCTACGAGCCGACGACCCTCAACCTCAAGACCAACGTCCACACCCGCGCCGTCGGCCAGCCCCCATACATCGAGCTGGAGCCGACCGGCCACCCCCTCGCCATCGAACAGCGCGCCGGAATCTTCCGCGCCCGGGTCGAGGAGATCGCCAGCTTCCACCTCCACCGCGACCAGATCTGA
- a CDS encoding Fur family transcriptional regulator codes for MSTGEELLRTHGLRVTRPRLAVLEVLTGGGHLEVDEIARRVRSRLESVSTQAVYDVLGALSRAGLARRIEPAGSAARFEARVGDNHHHIVCRGCGAIADVDCAVGERPCLAPSESHGFALDEAEVTFWGLCPDCQGRRLADTA; via the coding sequence ATGTCGACGGGTGAGGAACTGCTCCGCACGCACGGCCTGCGGGTCACCCGCCCGCGGCTGGCCGTGCTCGAGGTGCTGACCGGCGGCGGGCACCTCGAGGTGGACGAGATCGCCCGGCGGGTCCGCTCACGGCTCGAGTCCGTCTCCACCCAGGCCGTCTACGACGTGCTCGGCGCGCTCTCCCGGGCCGGCCTGGCCCGGCGGATCGAGCCGGCCGGCAGTGCCGCCCGGTTCGAGGCCCGGGTCGGCGACAATCATCATCACATCGTGTGCCGGGGTTGCGGCGCGATCGCCGACGTCGACTGCGCGGTCGGCGAGCGGCCCTGCCTGGCGCCGAGCGAGAGTCACGGCTTCGCGCTGGACGAGGCCGAGGTGACGTTCTGGGGGCTGTGCCCCGACTGCCAGGGCAGACGGCTCGCCGACACGGCATGA
- a CDS encoding UTP--glucose-1-phosphate uridylyltransferase: MTTNAQGSGKRAVKAVIPAAGMATRFLPATKAVPKELLPVVDRPVLQYIVEEAAAAGITDVLLVTGRGKTSMVDHFDRRPDVEQRLEEKGDLERLAAVRRTSELADIYTVRQGEPLGLGHAVGTAASHVGDNPFAVLLGDEFVDEGSPLLPDMLDLQARTGGIVLAFIEVTPEETSRYGIASVRESDLGEGVVEVTGLVEKPAPSEAPSNLAVVGRYILPGKIFEVIADTKPGSGGEIQLTDAMATLLEAGTPVHGIVYRGIRYDTGQPLGYLQTVVQLAAQRADLGAEFRAWLTDFVGGQKG, from the coding sequence ATGACGACGAACGCGCAAGGGTCTGGCAAGCGCGCGGTGAAAGCGGTGATCCCGGCGGCCGGCATGGCGACGCGTTTCCTGCCCGCCACCAAGGCCGTTCCGAAGGAGCTGCTACCGGTCGTCGACCGGCCGGTCCTGCAGTACATCGTCGAGGAAGCGGCCGCGGCCGGGATCACCGACGTGCTGCTGGTGACCGGGCGCGGCAAGACCTCGATGGTCGACCACTTCGACCGCCGCCCCGATGTGGAGCAGCGGCTGGAGGAGAAGGGCGACCTGGAGCGGCTCGCCGCGGTCCGCCGGACCAGCGAGCTCGCCGACATCTACACCGTCCGCCAGGGTGAGCCGCTCGGGCTCGGGCACGCGGTCGGCACCGCCGCCTCGCACGTCGGCGACAACCCGTTCGCGGTGCTGCTCGGCGACGAGTTCGTCGATGAGGGCAGCCCGCTGCTGCCGGACATGCTCGACCTGCAGGCCCGCACCGGCGGCATCGTCCTCGCGTTCATCGAGGTCACGCCGGAGGAGACGTCCCGCTACGGGATCGCCTCGGTGCGCGAGTCCGACCTCGGTGAGGGCGTCGTCGAGGTGACCGGCCTGGTGGAGAAGCCGGCGCCGAGCGAGGCGCCGAGCAACCTGGCCGTCGTCGGCCGGTACATCCTGCCCGGCAAGATCTTCGAGGTGATCGCCGACACCAAGCCCGGCAGCGGTGGCGAGATCCAGCTGACCGACGCGATGGCCACGCTGCTGGAGGCCGGCACCCCGGTGCACGGCATCGTCTACCGCGGCATCCGGTACGACACCGGCCAGCCGCTGGGCTACCTGCAGACCGTCGTCCAGCTCGCCGCGCAGCGGGCCGACCTGGGCGCGGAGTTCCGGGCCTGGCTCACCGACTTCGTCGGTGGTCAGAAGGGATGA